From the Comamonas odontotermitis genome, one window contains:
- a CDS encoding alpha/beta fold hydrolase, with protein MYQPQRHAASRPLVIRNHPYHLLQWGGSQTRPPLVLCHGWMDVGASFQFVVDQFSDAFTESRTIIAPDWRGFGQSRNSSAPDHFPFADYLGDLDALIDEISPHMPVDLLGHSMGGNVAMLYAAARPARVRRLINLEGFGLPASQPAQAPQRTARWLDEIRDLRHGKIGARPYADAAEVSARLQKNNPRLSADKALWLAHHWATEGADGQWRIAGDDAHKVVSAQLFRADEMLASYAAITCPTLMVKAEPDTMAAFWQGRFTQTEFLQRLTLVPDVRVASLTEAGHMLHHDQPHALASLIEDFLGN; from the coding sequence ATGTACCAACCCCAGCGCCATGCCGCCAGTCGCCCATTGGTCATCCGCAACCACCCCTACCATCTGCTGCAATGGGGTGGCAGCCAAACCCGGCCTCCGTTGGTGCTGTGCCACGGTTGGATGGATGTGGGCGCATCGTTCCAGTTTGTGGTTGACCAGTTCAGCGATGCATTTACGGAGAGCCGCACGATCATCGCGCCCGACTGGCGCGGCTTTGGCCAAAGCCGCAACTCCAGCGCACCCGACCACTTTCCTTTTGCGGACTACCTGGGCGATCTGGATGCACTCATCGACGAGATCAGCCCGCATATGCCGGTCGACCTGCTGGGCCACAGCATGGGCGGCAATGTGGCGATGCTGTATGCGGCCGCGCGCCCGGCCCGGGTGCGTCGGCTCATCAACCTGGAGGGTTTTGGCCTGCCTGCCTCGCAGCCCGCACAGGCTCCGCAGCGTACCGCCCGCTGGCTGGACGAAATCCGCGACCTGCGCCACGGCAAGATTGGAGCCCGGCCCTACGCCGACGCTGCCGAAGTCTCCGCTCGCCTGCAGAAGAACAATCCCCGCCTGTCCGCCGACAAGGCGCTGTGGCTGGCCCACCATTGGGCCACCGAGGGGGCAGATGGCCAGTGGCGCATTGCGGGCGACGACGCGCACAAGGTCGTCAGCGCACAGCTGTTTCGCGCCGATGAAATGCTGGCCAGCTACGCGGCCATCACCTGCCCCACACTGATGGTCAAAGCCGAGCCCGACACCATGGCCGCCTTCTGGCAGGGCAGGTTCACGCAGACTGAGTTTTTGCAACGCCTCACGTTGGTGCCCGATGTGCGGGTTGCCAGCCTTACGGAAGCCGGCCACATGCTGCACCACGACCAGCCACATGCACTGGCGTCCCTGATCGAGGACTTTCTGGGAAATTGA
- the ybaK gene encoding Cys-tRNA(Pro) deacylase, producing the protein MAKKDKNAHVSETPATQMLKAHKVAFTEHPYEYVEHGGTSESARQLGLDEHAVVKTLVMQDQDAKPLIVLMHGDCKVSTKNLARQIGAKSVEPCKPEVANRHSGYLVGGTSPFGTRKDMPVYIEESILALPRIAINGGRRGFLVQIDPQACVQVLGAKPVQCALAE; encoded by the coding sequence ATGGCAAAAAAAGACAAGAACGCGCATGTGAGCGAAACCCCCGCCACCCAGATGCTCAAGGCGCACAAGGTGGCGTTCACCGAGCATCCCTATGAATACGTGGAGCATGGAGGCACCAGCGAATCCGCACGCCAGCTGGGGCTGGATGAACATGCAGTGGTCAAGACCCTGGTGATGCAGGACCAGGACGCCAAGCCGCTCATCGTGCTGATGCATGGTGACTGCAAGGTTTCCACCAAGAACCTGGCGCGCCAGATCGGTGCCAAGAGCGTGGAGCCATGCAAACCGGAGGTGGCCAACCGGCACAGTGGCTATCTGGTGGGCGGTACCTCGCCTTTCGGAACGCGCAAGGACATGCCGGTCTATATCGAAGAAAGCATTCTGGCGCTGCCGCGCATTGCCATCAATGGCGGGCGGCGTGGTTTTTTGGTGCAGATCGACCCGCAGGCCTGCGTTCAGGTACTGGGAGCCAAGCCCGTGCAGTGCGCGCTGGCAGAATAG
- a CDS encoding HAD family hydrolase, with product MPPIQALIFDMDGTMVDSMPWHAQAWVEYARRHGMDLNVPAFMVQTTGKNAFECACALMGRTVSAEESERITAEKEGIYRELFAANFSAVGGFERFAAQAHEMGLKVAIGTAGDQDNVNFVLGNLQMQPPAHAIARGDEGLPGKPHPDIFLKAAERLNVDPAACVVFEDAPHGIEAARRAGMRAVGIGTTHNQQDLGGPHVLAWAPDFSTLLNKQFLERLHDA from the coding sequence ATGCCTCCCATCCAAGCGCTGATTTTTGACATGGACGGAACCATGGTGGATTCCATGCCCTGGCATGCCCAGGCCTGGGTTGAATACGCGCGCCGCCATGGCATGGATCTGAACGTGCCCGCCTTCATGGTGCAGACTACCGGCAAGAATGCCTTCGAGTGCGCCTGCGCCCTGATGGGCCGCACCGTGAGCGCAGAAGAATCCGAACGCATCACGGCTGAAAAGGAAGGCATTTACCGCGAACTGTTTGCAGCCAACTTCAGCGCGGTGGGTGGCTTTGAGCGCTTTGCGGCCCAGGCCCATGAAATGGGATTGAAGGTGGCCATTGGCACCGCGGGCGACCAGGACAATGTGAATTTCGTGCTGGGCAACCTGCAGATGCAGCCTCCCGCGCACGCCATTGCCCGTGGTGACGAGGGCCTGCCCGGCAAGCCCCACCCCGATATTTTCCTCAAGGCAGCCGAGCGACTGAACGTTGATCCGGCTGCCTGCGTGGTGTTTGAAGATGCGCCCCACGGTATTGAAGCCGCGCGCCGCGCTGGCATGCGCGCTGTAGGCATCGGCACCACTCACAACCAACAAGACCTTGGTGGCCCCCATGTACTGGCATGGGCGCCCGATTTCTCGACCCTGCTGAACAAGCAATTTCTGGAGAGACTCCATGATGCGTGA
- the plsY gene encoding glycerol-3-phosphate 1-O-acyltransferase PlsY yields MSIVYSILVAVAAYFVGSLSFAVIVSRVMGLNDPRTYGSKNPGATNVLRSGSKAAAIVTLLLDAAKGWLPVALVACFGKPYGLEEGAMALAGLGAFLGHLWPVFFKFEGGKGVATALGVLVGFSGWLGLLVLACWVVVAAVWRYSSLSSLVAAVMAPVLYILLGGDLWEFNKWILLAILAMSALLVYRHKLNIQRLLEGKESKLGQKKSK; encoded by the coding sequence TTGAGCATTGTCTATTCCATCCTGGTGGCCGTTGCGGCCTATTTTGTAGGCTCGCTGTCGTTTGCCGTCATCGTCAGCCGCGTCATGGGGCTGAACGACCCGCGCACCTATGGCAGCAAGAACCCCGGGGCCACCAATGTGCTGCGCTCAGGCAGCAAGGCGGCCGCCATCGTGACCCTGCTGCTCGACGCTGCCAAGGGTTGGTTGCCGGTGGCCCTGGTCGCCTGCTTTGGCAAACCCTACGGGCTGGAAGAGGGCGCGATGGCGCTGGCGGGCCTGGGAGCCTTTCTGGGGCACCTGTGGCCGGTTTTCTTCAAGTTCGAAGGCGGCAAGGGCGTGGCCACGGCGTTGGGTGTGCTTGTAGGCTTCAGCGGCTGGCTGGGTCTGCTGGTTCTGGCGTGCTGGGTGGTAGTGGCTGCCGTCTGGCGCTATTCGTCGTTGTCCTCGCTGGTCGCGGCGGTGATGGCGCCGGTGCTGTACATCCTCTTGGGTGGTGATCTGTGGGAATTCAACAAATGGATTTTGCTGGCCATCCTGGCGATGTCGGCCCTGCTGGTGTACCGCCACAAGCTCAATATCCAGCGCTTGCTCGAAGGTAAGGAATCGAAACTGGGTCAGAAAAAGAGCAAATAG
- a CDS encoding Crp/Fnr family transcriptional regulator has translation MWAHTLSPEQAAELVHPHLRVRHVRAGQHLWHTGDAPQGWIGVSRGAAKICVSTESGRSITLCGYAGSWFGETYLLRQGAVMDCDAIALHDLTMITLPTDAFHALRQTSAAFSQFLLELAAERTHQLMRLLTAQQCTGVTSRVAQCLGSLITPMNFPFPDAGLLNITQSELADFCQVSRARLNEALLTLEKQQFLEVGYRSVRLKDIDGLRRYSA, from the coding sequence ATGTGGGCCCATACACTGAGCCCGGAACAGGCTGCCGAGCTGGTTCACCCCCATCTACGGGTGCGCCATGTGCGTGCGGGCCAGCATTTGTGGCACACCGGCGATGCGCCCCAGGGCTGGATCGGCGTGTCGCGCGGGGCAGCCAAGATATGCGTGTCCACCGAGAGCGGCCGCTCGATCACGCTGTGTGGCTATGCGGGCAGCTGGTTTGGCGAGACCTACCTGCTGCGCCAGGGAGCGGTCATGGATTGCGATGCCATCGCCCTGCATGACCTGACGATGATCACCCTCCCTACAGATGCCTTCCATGCCTTGCGCCAGACATCTGCGGCGTTCAGCCAGTTTTTGCTGGAACTGGCGGCTGAGCGCACGCACCAGCTCATGCGCCTTCTGACAGCCCAGCAATGCACCGGAGTCACCAGCCGCGTGGCCCAATGCCTGGGCTCTCTCATCACGCCAATGAACTTTCCGTTTCCGGATGCGGGGCTGCTCAATATCACGCAGAGCGAGCTGGCCGATTTCTGCCAGGTTTCCCGCGCCCGCCTGAACGAAGCCCTGCTGACGCTGGAAAAACAGCAATTTCTGGAAGTAGGCTACCGCAGCGTGCGCCTCAAGGACATCGATGGTCTGCGCCGCTACAGCGCCTGA
- a CDS encoding TonB-dependent receptor, whose translation MGDQGQKKTGLDAAVWADRHARGIKVYRLTPVALAMALLACQAQAQVQGSSMPQDTSASVSTGQDNAQADTELAVQRVVASAAPGIRSELAQTTQIIESDALLQQVNAGKSLGEALGQLVPGVDLGGQSRSNFGQNLRGRTMLVMLDGVSLNSSRGTARQLDSIDPFNIERIEVLSGASALYGGGATGGIVNIITKKGSAAGMQLGSEVGVTSGFQGSRDHQYRLAQSIAGGNDRVQARLGIALQNNGSFYDGKGTPVRTDIAQTDTQNTKGVDVLGNMQIKISPQQTLGLTGQYYRNRFDGSSYLYGGPNLAGIMGGKPELLEQRGGFVSDVMPKTERALFNADYHAAQVFGGQDLYVQGFWRQEKLDFAPFPSSVVTASRQNTDTWGLKAALSKTWGGINLRYGVDWDRESFDGEGAVFDTAQSLASGGMVNRQIGTVGRYAGYRVNTAAAFAQAEWKLDPQWTLNGGLRYQKTDLTVDDFVGYTQQLSMLLGRGTSADAIPGGKNSYNVSLFNLGARYKIDAARSTWLNYAEGFELPDPAKYYGQGSYVAKGAHWQLVSAIDPESSPLKGIKTRQLEWGFKQASGALRAQTALFYAWSDQTLQLNNSNNNVTINVADEKRRNYGWEGAIDYTVARGWDVGGNALWIRSETRQNGNWAKQSIMTASPSKLSAYVQWSPNPVTLRLQATHMFALKDASALKIDGFTTVDLMGGVKLPVGRLNFGIQNLLDKQYLTTWSQRAMALYGTGAVSPQAFAFYGRGRTFALNYAVEY comes from the coding sequence ATGGGCGATCAGGGGCAGAAGAAAACAGGTCTGGATGCAGCAGTCTGGGCGGATAGGCATGCAAGGGGCATCAAGGTTTACCGTCTGACGCCTGTGGCGTTGGCCATGGCGCTGCTGGCGTGCCAGGCGCAAGCCCAGGTTCAAGGCAGTTCGATGCCGCAGGACACCTCGGCATCGGTCTCCACCGGGCAGGACAATGCGCAGGCAGATACCGAGCTGGCAGTCCAGCGCGTGGTGGCAAGCGCCGCACCCGGCATCCGCAGCGAACTGGCGCAAACCACGCAGATCATTGAAAGCGATGCGCTGCTGCAGCAGGTCAATGCCGGCAAAAGCCTGGGCGAGGCGCTGGGCCAACTGGTGCCTGGCGTTGACCTGGGCGGCCAATCGCGCAGCAACTTCGGGCAGAACCTGCGCGGCCGCACCATGCTGGTGATGCTCGATGGCGTGTCGCTCAACAGCTCGCGTGGCACGGCGCGGCAACTCGATTCGATCGACCCGTTCAACATCGAGCGCATCGAGGTGCTCTCGGGGGCCAGCGCGCTGTATGGCGGCGGTGCCACGGGCGGCATCGTGAACATCATCACCAAGAAGGGCAGCGCAGCCGGCATGCAACTGGGCAGCGAGGTCGGGGTGACCTCGGGCTTTCAGGGCTCGCGCGACCACCAGTACAGGCTCGCGCAATCGATTGCCGGCGGTAACGACCGGGTGCAGGCGCGCCTGGGTATCGCACTGCAAAACAACGGCAGCTTCTATGATGGCAAGGGCACACCGGTACGCACTGATATTGCCCAGACGGACACGCAGAACACCAAGGGGGTGGATGTGCTGGGCAATATGCAGATCAAGATCAGCCCGCAGCAGACGCTGGGGCTGACGGGCCAGTACTACCGCAACCGGTTTGATGGATCGTCGTACCTGTACGGCGGTCCCAATCTGGCAGGCATCATGGGAGGAAAACCGGAGCTGCTCGAGCAGCGCGGCGGTTTCGTGAGCGATGTGATGCCCAAGACCGAGCGCGCCCTATTCAATGCCGACTACCACGCGGCACAGGTATTTGGCGGGCAGGATCTGTATGTGCAGGGCTTCTGGCGGCAGGAAAAGCTGGATTTCGCGCCGTTTCCAAGCTCGGTGGTGACGGCATCGCGCCAGAACACCGACACCTGGGGGCTGAAGGCGGCCCTCTCCAAGACCTGGGGCGGCATCAATCTGCGTTACGGCGTCGATTGGGACCGCGAGAGCTTTGACGGAGAAGGCGCCGTTTTCGACACGGCGCAGTCCCTTGCATCCGGGGGCATGGTCAACCGCCAGATCGGCACCGTGGGGCGCTATGCGGGCTACCGGGTGAACACGGCTGCTGCCTTTGCGCAGGCGGAATGGAAGCTCGATCCGCAGTGGACGCTCAACGGCGGCCTGCGCTACCAGAAGACCGACCTCACGGTCGACGACTTCGTGGGTTACACCCAGCAGCTGTCCATGCTGCTGGGCCGGGGCACCAGTGCAGATGCCATCCCGGGCGGCAAGAACAGCTACAACGTCAGCCTGTTCAATCTGGGCGCGCGCTACAAGATCGATGCTGCACGCAGCACCTGGCTGAACTATGCGGAAGGCTTCGAGCTGCCCGACCCTGCCAAGTACTACGGCCAGGGCAGCTATGTGGCCAAGGGCGCGCACTGGCAGCTGGTGTCTGCCATCGACCCGGAAAGCTCTCCGCTCAAGGGTATCAAGACGCGCCAGCTGGAGTGGGGCTTCAAACAGGCCAGCGGTGCGCTGCGGGCACAGACGGCGCTGTTCTATGCATGGTCGGACCAGACGCTGCAGCTGAACAACAGCAACAACAACGTGACCATCAACGTGGCCGATGAAAAACGCCGCAACTACGGATGGGAAGGCGCCATCGATTACACCGTCGCCCGTGGCTGGGATGTGGGTGGCAATGCATTGTGGATCCGTTCGGAGACGCGGCAAAACGGCAACTGGGCCAAGCAGAGCATCATGACGGCAAGCCCGTCCAAGCTGTCTGCCTATGTGCAGTGGAGCCCCAACCCCGTGACGCTGCGCCTGCAGGCAACGCATATGTTTGCGCTCAAGGACGCAAGCGCGCTCAAGATCGATGGCTTTACCACGGTCGATCTGATGGGCGGCGTCAAGCTGCCGGTAGGGCGCCTGAACTTCGGGATTCAGAACCTGCTGGACAAGCAATACCTGACCACCTGGTCGCAGCGAGCCATGGCCCTGTACGGCACGGGCGCGGTCTCGCCGCAGGCTTTTGCCTTCTATGGGCGTGGCCGCACCTTTGCCCTCAACTATGCCGTGGAGTACTGA
- a CDS encoding aldo/keto reductase gives MQDIQLGRSDLKVSPICLGTMTFGEQVNEADAHAMLSRALERGVYFWDTAEMYSVPARAETFGATETIIGNWFRANPGKRDQVVLASKVAGPSRGMPWVREGKGMTAADIVASCDASLRRLQTDVIDLYQIHWPERHVPAFGNLYYDPKKETSETTIREQLEALAGLAKAGKIRHVGLSNETPYGVHEFVRLAEQHGLPRVASVQNAYCLINRSWENGLDETCDRLGVSLLAYSPLAFGLLTGKYDESGITGPNAPKEARIAGYESVRKQRWGRPESLVGAKRYNQLARDHRMTPAALALAFCYTKWQVASTIIGVRTMAQLEEDLNVWGTQLSEDLLREIDAIRWELRDPAQ, from the coding sequence ATGCAAGACATCCAACTCGGCCGCAGTGATTTGAAGGTATCGCCCATCTGCCTGGGCACCATGACGTTTGGCGAGCAGGTGAACGAAGCCGACGCCCATGCCATGCTCAGCCGCGCGCTGGAGCGCGGCGTGTATTTCTGGGACACGGCCGAGATGTACTCGGTGCCTGCCCGTGCCGAGACCTTTGGCGCCACCGAAACCATCATCGGCAACTGGTTCAGGGCCAATCCTGGCAAGCGTGATCAGGTGGTGCTGGCCAGCAAGGTGGCAGGCCCCTCGCGCGGCATGCCCTGGGTGCGCGAAGGCAAGGGCATGACGGCCGCCGACATCGTGGCGTCGTGCGACGCCAGCCTGCGCCGTCTGCAGACGGATGTGATCGATCTCTACCAGATTCACTGGCCGGAGCGCCATGTGCCGGCCTTTGGCAATCTGTACTACGACCCGAAGAAGGAAACCAGCGAAACCACGATCCGCGAGCAGTTGGAAGCGCTGGCAGGCCTGGCGAAGGCGGGCAAGATTCGCCATGTCGGCCTGTCGAACGAGACGCCCTATGGCGTGCACGAGTTTGTGCGCCTTGCCGAGCAGCATGGCCTGCCGCGCGTGGCCAGCGTCCAGAATGCCTACTGCCTCATCAACCGCAGCTGGGAAAACGGCCTGGATGAAACCTGCGACCGCCTGGGCGTTTCGCTGCTGGCCTATTCCCCGCTGGCCTTCGGCCTGCTCACCGGCAAGTATGACGAAAGCGGCATCACCGGCCCGAATGCGCCCAAGGAGGCACGCATTGCAGGCTACGAATCGGTGCGCAAGCAGCGCTGGGGCAGGCCGGAGTCCTTGGTGGGTGCCAAGCGCTACAACCAGCTGGCGCGTGACCACCGCATGACGCCCGCCGCCCTGGCATTGGCCTTCTGCTACACGAAATGGCAGGTGGCCAGCACCATCATCGGCGTGCGCACCATGGCGCAACTGGAAGAAGACTTGAACGTATGGGGCACGCAGCTCTCCGAAGACCTGCTCCGCGAAATCGACGCAATCCGCTGGGAGCTGCGCGATCCGGCGCAGTAA
- a CDS encoding NUDIX hydrolase — MELSAALRTRIRSALQHFAVQSQDGGGHARAAVALVISDEGAGAQLPTQVTPPDLVEPRHWSHEAALLLTRRALHLRNHAGQWALPGGRIEAGESPEQAALREAQEEIGLRLAPTQILGRLDDYATRSGFAITPVVVWAGTVAQLQPNPDEVASIHRIALTELLRRDSPMLDASAHSPHPVLRMPIGNSWIAAPTAAFLYQFREVCLCGRTTRVAHFDQPPFAWR, encoded by the coding sequence ATGGAACTATCCGCCGCCCTTCGCACCCGCATCCGCTCCGCACTGCAGCACTTTGCCGTGCAAAGCCAGGATGGCGGCGGCCACGCGCGCGCGGCGGTCGCGCTGGTCATCAGCGACGAAGGCGCGGGAGCCCAGCTTCCCACCCAGGTCACCCCGCCAGACCTGGTCGAGCCCAGGCACTGGAGCCATGAAGCCGCCCTGCTGCTGACCCGCCGCGCCCTGCATCTGCGCAACCACGCCGGGCAATGGGCGCTGCCGGGCGGGCGGATCGAAGCCGGCGAATCGCCCGAGCAGGCTGCGCTGCGCGAGGCGCAGGAAGAGATTGGCTTGCGCCTTGCACCTACCCAGATACTGGGCCGCCTCGACGACTATGCCACCCGCTCCGGCTTTGCCATCACACCGGTCGTGGTCTGGGCAGGCACAGTGGCGCAGCTGCAGCCCAATCCGGACGAGGTGGCCAGCATCCACCGCATTGCGCTGACCGAATTGCTGCGCCGCGATTCGCCCATGCTCGATGCCAGCGCCCATTCGCCACACCCCGTTCTGCGCATGCCCATTGGAAACAGCTGGATTGCGGCACCCACGGCGGCTTTTCTGTACCAGTTTCGCGAAGTCTGCCTGTGCGGGCGCACCACGCGGGTCGCGCATTTTGACCAGCCTCCGTTCGCGTGGCGTTAG
- the prfB gene encoding peptide chain release factor 2 (programmed frameshift), whose translation MEAERINQIGNALEDLSTRTEELRRYLDYDAKYERLRTVNASLEDPAVWNDPKKAQELGKEKKALDSVVLTLQKLTGELADNSELFEMSKEEGDDAGLETIEAEADKLRPLIEELEFRRMFSQEADPLNCFIDIQAGAGGTEACDWASMLLRQYLKYAERKGFKATVEEETPGDVAGIKSATIKVEGEYAYGLLRTETGVHRLVRKSPFDSSGGRHTSFSSLFVYPEIDDSIEIQINPADVRTDTYRASGAGGQHINKTDSAVRLTHIPTGIVVQCQDGRSQHSNRDVAWQRLRSKLYDFEMRKRMEEQQKLEDTKTDVGWGHQIRSYVLDNSRIKDLRTNVEVSATQKVLDGDLDVFIEASLKQGV comes from the exons ATGGAAGCAGAACGCATCAACCAGATTGGCAACGCCCTCGAAGACCTGTCCACCCGGACAGAAGAGCTTCGGAGGTATCTT GACTACGATGCAAAGTACGAACGCCTGCGCACGGTAAACGCTTCGCTCGAAGACCCAGCCGTCTGGAACGACCCGAAAAAGGCCCAGGAGCTGGGCAAGGAAAAGAAGGCGCTCGATTCCGTCGTGCTGACCCTGCAGAAGCTGACAGGCGAATTGGCCGACAATTCCGAACTCTTCGAGATGAGCAAGGAAGAAGGCGACGACGCCGGGCTGGAAACCATCGAGGCCGAAGCCGACAAACTGCGCCCGCTGATCGAAGAGCTGGAATTCCGCCGCATGTTCAGCCAGGAGGCTGATCCGCTCAACTGCTTCATCGACATCCAGGCCGGCGCCGGTGGTACCGAAGCCTGCGACTGGGCCAGCATGCTGCTGCGCCAGTACCTGAAGTACGCCGAGCGCAAGGGTTTCAAGGCCACCGTCGAAGAAGAGACGCCTGGCGACGTGGCCGGAATCAAGAGCGCAACCATCAAGGTCGAGGGCGAGTACGCCTATGGCCTGCTGCGCACCGAGACCGGCGTGCATCGCTTGGTGCGCAAGAGCCCGTTTGACTCGTCTGGCGGTCGCCACACCAGCTTCTCGTCGCTGTTTGTCTACCCGGAGATCGATGATTCGATCGAAATCCAGATCAATCCGGCCGATGTGCGTACCGACACCTACCGCGCCAGCGGTGCGGGCGGCCAGCACATCAACAAGACCGATTCAGCCGTGCGCCTGACGCACATCCCCACCGGTATCGTGGTGCAATGCCAGGATGGCCGCAGCCAGCACAGCAACCGCGATGTTGCCTGGCAGCGCCTGCGCTCCAAGCTCTATGACTTTGAAATGCGCAAGCGCATGGAAGAGCAGCAGAAGCTCGAAGACACCAAGACCGATGTGGGCTGGGGCCACCAGATCCGCAGCTATGTGCTGGACAACAGCCGTATCAAGGACCTGCGCACCAACGTCGAAGTCTCAGCCACCCAGAAAGTGCTGGACGGAGATCTGGATGTGTTCATCGAAGCATCCCTGAAACAGGGTGTGTAA
- a CDS encoding MFS transporter gives MAAVTQEADLGATHTAPTAPAKRPWHFWAVLVALYVAQGVPSYLMIMTVPAALRAAGMPLQQVGMLSILMLPLVLKFIWAPWVDRLRPLRWGHRRGWIVCTQLATVASVAALAWAGPQAPIGLIVGIGMCMALSIATQDIATDGYATQQLRSDELGRGNAIQAASVAGGVLVGGSLAMFLVEHWGWYPTMGLMALLCLLPLLALPWMKETGPDADGLASGEGVQPHRASIRRFFARPGVWTVLGLAVVYRLSEGMLRSMESSYLLHSGLSLSQVGLIAGSGAAIAGLAGSYLAARWLQRSSRTQVLLGLSTLRVLAFVLFLLHSLQWLGGAVPLAVLAVGLSVQRYMEMVALYALFMSTASRRQPGTDFSILACAELTSYMLSSMAGGFIAKQFQFTGLFATASVIAVGCWLATYWLLQRQTAQTEDVQAEAPMAVGRADT, from the coding sequence ATGGCTGCGGTGACGCAAGAGGCTGACCTGGGTGCAACGCACACGGCGCCCACGGCGCCCGCGAAGCGGCCATGGCACTTCTGGGCAGTGCTGGTGGCGCTGTATGTGGCGCAGGGCGTGCCTTCGTACCTGATGATCATGACCGTGCCTGCAGCCCTGCGTGCGGCGGGCATGCCCTTGCAGCAGGTCGGCATGCTGTCGATTCTGATGCTGCCACTGGTGCTCAAGTTCATCTGGGCGCCCTGGGTGGACCGGTTGCGCCCCCTGCGCTGGGGGCACCGCCGGGGCTGGATCGTCTGCACCCAGCTGGCCACCGTGGCCAGCGTTGCGGCACTGGCCTGGGCGGGGCCACAGGCGCCCATCGGGCTGATTGTCGGCATCGGCATGTGCATGGCGCTCAGCATTGCCACGCAGGACATCGCCACCGATGGCTATGCCACGCAGCAGTTGCGCAGCGATGAGCTGGGGCGCGGCAACGCGATCCAGGCCGCATCGGTGGCGGGTGGCGTGCTGGTGGGTGGGAGCCTTGCCATGTTTCTGGTGGAGCATTGGGGCTGGTACCCCACCATGGGCCTGATGGCGTTGCTGTGCCTGCTTCCGCTGCTGGCCCTGCCGTGGATGAAGGAGACCGGGCCAGATGCCGATGGGCTCGCCAGCGGCGAGGGTGTGCAGCCGCACCGGGCCAGCATTCGCCGGTTCTTTGCCCGGCCGGGGGTATGGACCGTGCTCGGGCTGGCCGTGGTGTACCGGCTGAGCGAGGGCATGCTGCGCTCGATGGAGAGCAGCTACCTGCTGCACAGCGGGTTGAGTCTGAGCCAGGTAGGGCTGATTGCCGGCAGCGGCGCAGCCATTGCCGGGCTGGCAGGCAGCTATCTGGCCGCGCGCTGGCTGCAGCGCAGCAGTCGTACGCAGGTGCTGTTGGGCCTGAGTACCTTGCGTGTGCTGGCATTTGTGTTGTTTTTGCTGCATTCGCTGCAGTGGCTGGGCGGGGCGGTACCGCTCGCGGTGCTGGCGGTCGGCCTGAGCGTGCAGCGCTATATGGAAATGGTGGCGCTGTATGCACTGTTCATGTCCACCGCAAGCCGCAGGCAGCCGGGTACCGACTTTTCAATCCTGGCCTGCGCAGAACTGACCAGCTACATGCTCAGTTCCATGGCGGGCGGCTTTATCGCCAAACAGTTTCAATTTACCGGCCTCTTTGCCACTGCCAGCGTGATTGCCGTGGGTTGCTGGTTGGCTACCTACTGGCTGCTGCAGCGTCAGACGGCACAAACCGAAGATGTGCAGGCAGAAGCACCGATGGCGGTGGGGAGAGCGGACACATGA